The following proteins are co-located in the Candidatus Accumulibacter cognatus genome:
- a CDS encoding outer membrane lipoprotein carrier protein LolA, translated as MKRLLAALLLTVLTTPVRAAAWDLAQLMDELARTRGGKARFVETKYLALLDRPIVASGEMRFTTPDRLEKRQLTPRPETLLLDKERLTIERGQQKLSIDLTAQPEARAFVDSIRGALTGNRQALEKNYALHLAGNRERWTLTLLPSDQAIAAIVHKISIAGQGNRIHSIEYLQADGDRAVIRIEHISEK; from the coding sequence GTGAAGCGACTGCTCGCCGCCCTGTTGCTGACGGTCCTGACCACCCCTGTGCGGGCGGCCGCCTGGGATCTGGCGCAACTGATGGACGAGCTTGCCCGGACGCGCGGCGGCAAGGCGCGCTTCGTCGAGACCAAATACCTCGCGCTGCTCGACCGGCCAATCGTAGCGAGTGGCGAAATGCGCTTCACGACGCCCGACCGGCTAGAAAAGCGACAATTGACGCCGCGTCCGGAAACGCTCCTGCTCGACAAGGAGCGGCTGACCATCGAGCGCGGCCAGCAGAAACTGAGCATCGATCTGACTGCCCAGCCGGAGGCACGGGCCTTCGTCGACAGCATCCGCGGGGCGCTCACCGGCAACCGCCAGGCGCTCGAAAAGAACTATGCGCTCCACCTTGCCGGCAACCGCGAGCGCTGGACACTCACCCTGCTGCCAAGCGACCAAGCGATCGCCGCCATTGTTCATAAGATCAGTATCGCCGGCCAAGGCAACCGCATCCACAGCATCGAGTATCTGCAGGCCGACGGTGACCGGGCAGTGATCCGCATCGAGCACATCTCCGAGAAGTGA
- a CDS encoding acyl-CoA synthetase, which produces MNSGQHAAAWLHQRERSNLAILRLMVWISLTLGRRVGRLLLYGIALYFLFFSPQARRASRNYLGRSLGRWAEWSDGYRHVLTFASTIHDRVYLLNDRFDLFDIEVHGSEALHAALARQPGALLVGAHLGSFEVLRAVARGRAGLKVAMLMYEKNARKINATLAAINPSAGQDIIPLGRLESMLEARDKLDKGYLVGMLADRALVDEATQEHDFLGQPAAFPIGPFRVAAMLRRPVFFMTGLYLGGNRYRLHFEMLADFSQVAAPDREAAMRAVQACYVSRLEHYCRQAPYNWFNFFDFWRKAR; this is translated from the coding sequence ATGAACAGCGGGCAGCACGCCGCCGCCTGGCTGCACCAGCGGGAGCGCAGCAATCTCGCGATCCTGCGGCTGATGGTCTGGATCTCCCTGACCCTAGGCCGCCGCGTTGGCCGCCTTCTGCTCTACGGAATCGCCCTGTATTTCCTGTTCTTTTCTCCACAGGCGCGGCGCGCCAGTCGAAACTACCTTGGCCGTTCACTCGGACGTTGGGCCGAATGGTCTGACGGCTACCGCCACGTCCTCACCTTCGCGAGCACGATCCATGATCGGGTCTACCTGCTCAATGATCGCTTCGACCTGTTCGACATCGAGGTGCATGGCAGCGAAGCCCTGCATGCGGCGCTGGCAAGGCAGCCGGGTGCGCTGCTGGTCGGCGCCCATCTCGGCAGCTTCGAAGTCCTGCGCGCGGTCGCCCGCGGTCGCGCCGGCCTGAAGGTAGCGATGCTGATGTACGAAAAAAATGCCCGCAAGATCAATGCCACGCTGGCAGCGATCAATCCGTCGGCGGGTCAGGACATCATCCCCCTCGGCCGTCTGGAATCGATGCTCGAGGCACGCGACAAGCTCGACAAGGGGTATCTGGTGGGCATGCTGGCCGACCGCGCGCTGGTCGACGAGGCCACGCAGGAACACGATTTCCTCGGCCAGCCGGCGGCCTTTCCGATCGGACCGTTCCGCGTGGCAGCGATGCTGCGCCGGCCGGTGTTCTTCATGACCGGGCTGTATCTGGGCGGCAACCGCTACCGCCTCCACTTCGAAATGCTCGCCGATTTTTCGCAGGTGGCGGCGCCCGACCGAGAGGCGGCAATGCGCGCGGTGCAGGCATGCTACGTCAGCCGCCTTGAGCACTATTGCCGGCAGGCTCCCTACAACTGGTTCAACTTCTTCGACTTCTGGCGGAAGGCGCGGTGA
- a CDS encoding acyl-CoA synthetase → MSAVPLLGHTSLDDILAYLPDGPATVRDFLASASALATILPTSQYFLNLCQDRYRFSVGLAAGLLGERTSLQPSSQSVETLRQIRHQHPDVFCLCDSAFDSLDLPRVDFPDRLAAPSEAFARIPDISAERVAIIAYTSGSTGLPVAHAKSWGSLVRNARAEAGRLGLLHGPRHTIVGTVPAQHMYGFESTVLLALHGNSPFWSGKPFYPQDIVCALQSVPSPRLLVSTPFHLGTLLAAEVELPTVERLLSATAPLSRQLAMTAESRFGAPLHEIYGCTESGQLASRRLLADPAWRPLDGVCLEREGDRIVAFGGHIEGRVVLADEIELLPDGRFMLLGRNADLISIAGKRSSLAYLDHQITAIPGVVDGAFFEPDTASSHGITRLCAFAVAPQLTGRQVLARLRQRVDAAFLPRPLFLVDALPRNSTGKLPRADLQALYESCRTTSRDASH, encoded by the coding sequence ATGAGCGCGGTGCCGCTGCTCGGGCACACCAGCCTCGACGACATCCTTGCCTACCTGCCCGACGGCCCGGCGACCGTGCGCGACTTCCTCGCCAGCGCGTCGGCACTGGCCACGATCCTGCCGACCAGCCAGTATTTTCTGAACCTCTGCCAGGACCGCTATCGCTTCAGCGTCGGCCTGGCGGCTGGCCTGCTTGGAGAGCGCACGAGTCTGCAGCCGTCGTCCCAATCGGTCGAAACGCTGCGCCAGATCCGGCACCAGCATCCCGACGTCTTCTGCCTCTGCGACAGCGCTTTCGACAGTCTCGACCTGCCGCGAGTCGACTTCCCCGATCGACTGGCAGCTCCCTCCGAAGCCTTCGCCCGAATCCCCGACATCTCCGCCGAACGGGTGGCGATCATCGCCTACACCTCCGGATCGACCGGCCTACCGGTCGCACACGCCAAGTCCTGGGGATCGCTGGTCCGCAACGCCCGCGCCGAAGCCGGCCGGCTCGGTCTGCTGCACGGACCTCGGCACACCATCGTCGGCACCGTGCCGGCACAGCACATGTACGGATTCGAATCGACGGTGCTGCTCGCCCTGCACGGTAATTCGCCGTTCTGGTCGGGCAAGCCCTTCTATCCACAGGACATTGTCTGCGCGCTGCAGTCCGTGCCGTCGCCCCGGCTCCTGGTCAGCACACCTTTTCATCTCGGCACGCTGCTTGCCGCCGAGGTCGAACTGCCGACCGTGGAGCGGCTGCTGTCGGCCACCGCCCCGCTCTCGCGGCAACTCGCCATGACAGCGGAATCCCGTTTTGGTGCCCCGCTGCACGAGATCTACGGGTGTACCGAAAGCGGTCAGCTAGCCAGTCGGCGCCTGCTCGCGGACCCCGCCTGGAGGCCGCTCGATGGGGTCTGCCTGGAACGGGAGGGCGACCGGATCGTCGCGTTCGGAGGGCATATCGAAGGCCGTGTCGTCCTTGCCGACGAGATCGAGCTGTTGCCCGACGGGCGCTTCATGCTGCTGGGGCGCAACGCCGACCTGATCAGCATTGCCGGCAAGCGCAGCTCGCTGGCCTACCTCGACCACCAGATCACGGCCATCCCCGGCGTCGTCGATGGCGCTTTCTTCGAGCCCGACACCGCGTCGTCACACGGCATCACGCGCCTGTGCGCGTTCGCCGTTGCACCGCAACTGACCGGGCGACAAGTGCTCGCCCGATTGCGGCAGCGGGTCGACGCGGCCTTCCTGCCACGGCCCCTGTTCCTGGTCGATGCGTTGCCGCGCAACAGCACCGGCAAACTGCCGCGCGCCGACCTGCAGGCGCTGTACGAATCCTGCCGGACGACTTCCCGCGATGCGTCGCACTGA
- a CDS encoding acyl carrier protein: MSQETSTLTAETLLAEVADLIVSALNLDLDPGNIEPDAPLFGEGLGLDSIDVLEVALVVSKRYGFQLRSDNDDNVRIFSSLRTLAAHIASQRTK, from the coding sequence ATGTCCCAAGAAACCAGCACCCTCACAGCCGAAACCCTCCTGGCGGAAGTCGCCGACCTGATCGTCTCGGCGCTCAATCTGGATCTCGATCCGGGGAACATCGAACCGGATGCGCCGCTGTTCGGAGAAGGACTCGGACTGGATTCGATCGACGTCCTTGAGGTCGCGCTGGTCGTCTCGAAGCGCTATGGTTTTCAGTTGCGTTCGGACAACGACGACAACGTGCGCATCTTCTCGTCCTTGCGTACGCTGGCAGCGCACATCGCCAGCCAACGAACGAAATGA
- a CDS encoding beta-ketoacyl-[acyl-carrier-protein] synthase family protein: MSRRRVAITGLGLVSPFGDSLADFFQRILSGESAVRLLRLDELPRALAIPFVACPGFQASAVLGKALAGTMDRFAQLGTAAAFAAWDDAGLDRRQNAESRERWGVSWGTALGGTLAYEKGYKELWQKGRERISPLSVILGMNNAANAHISIQLGLGGVSMSHTVACASSSIAIGEAFRRVRSGEAPIMLTGGSDVPQAYGVARAWDALRVLASGDEKTAPVACRPFSEDRDGLVLGEGGAALVLEDWEHAHRRGARIHGELIGYGSTCDHAHLVRPEADGQIRALRAALDDAALNPQDVDYINAHGTATIEGDPVEIEAIRAVFGDGGTRPAVSGTKSMHGHLLGAAGAIEAIVTILSLREQAIPPTAHLDTIDPACAGVDHVSVTRRDQPLSTALSNSFAFGGSNAVLAFRAASQ; encoded by the coding sequence ATGAGCCGGCGTCGCGTTGCCATCACAGGGTTGGGCCTGGTCAGCCCGTTTGGCGATAGTCTTGCGGACTTCTTCCAGCGCATTCTGAGCGGCGAATCGGCGGTTCGCCTCCTCCGTCTCGACGAGCTGCCGCGGGCCTTGGCCATCCCTTTCGTCGCCTGCCCCGGTTTTCAGGCCAGTGCGGTACTCGGCAAGGCACTGGCGGGAACGATGGACCGCTTCGCCCAGTTGGGGACGGCTGCCGCGTTCGCGGCCTGGGACGATGCCGGCCTCGACCGGCGGCAAAACGCCGAAAGCCGCGAGCGCTGGGGCGTCTCCTGGGGAACGGCCCTGGGTGGCACACTGGCCTATGAAAAGGGTTACAAGGAGCTGTGGCAAAAGGGCCGCGAACGGATTTCGCCGCTCTCCGTCATTCTCGGCATGAATAACGCGGCCAATGCCCACATTTCGATCCAGCTTGGGCTGGGCGGCGTCAGCATGAGCCATACCGTCGCCTGTGCTTCTTCGAGCATCGCCATCGGCGAGGCGTTCCGACGGGTGCGCAGTGGTGAGGCGCCGATCATGCTGACCGGGGGTTCGGACGTACCGCAGGCCTACGGCGTGGCGCGTGCCTGGGATGCCTTGCGCGTACTGGCCAGCGGTGACGAGAAGACGGCTCCCGTCGCCTGCCGGCCTTTCAGTGAAGACCGGGACGGGCTCGTGCTTGGTGAGGGTGGTGCTGCCCTGGTACTCGAGGACTGGGAACATGCGCACAGGCGAGGAGCACGCATTCACGGGGAACTCATCGGTTATGGCAGCACCTGCGACCATGCGCATCTGGTCCGTCCTGAGGCCGACGGCCAGATCCGTGCGCTGCGCGCGGCGCTCGACGATGCCGCCCTGAACCCACAGGATGTCGACTACATCAATGCGCACGGAACGGCAACCATCGAAGGCGACCCGGTGGAAATCGAAGCGATCCGAGCGGTCTTTGGCGATGGCGGGACGAGACCCGCAGTCAGCGGCACGAAGTCGATGCACGGTCATCTGCTCGGTGCCGCAGGGGCCATCGAGGCCATCGTCACCATTCTGTCCCTGCGCGAGCAGGCCATTCCACCCACTGCTCACCTCGATACGATCGATCCGGCATGTGCTGGCGTCGACCATGTCAGCGTCACCCGACGTGATCAGCCACTCAGTACGGCACTTTCGAATTCCTTCGCATTCGGCGGCAGCAACGCGGTGCTCGCCTTTCGCGCCGCCTCGCAATAA
- a CDS encoding acyl carrier protein, whose translation MDSLSVIREFLQERLGVEAVKITSDALLDDLGVDSFMVLELMFEFEERFGITLARDLKTPRTVGEMAGLMDRLRGEHQS comes from the coding sequence ATGGACTCCCTTTCAGTGATACGCGAATTCCTGCAAGAACGACTCGGTGTCGAAGCGGTGAAGATCACTTCGGATGCGCTTCTGGACGACCTGGGGGTCGATTCGTTCATGGTTCTCGAACTGATGTTCGAATTCGAGGAACGCTTCGGCATCACCCTTGCAAGGGATCTGAAGACTCCGCGAACCGTTGGCGAAATGGCAGGCCTGATGGATCGGCTGCGCGGCGAACATCAGTCTTGA
- a CDS encoding VanZ family protein: MPRVESADRRVAGPDVALTQRVLLWLAYVAFVIYGSLVPLDFRLLPFDQAWATFKQLPMLKLGVESRADWIANGVLYVPVGFLSVALFGWNKGLRARFPLLVGTACFCFALALAVEFAQLYFPPRTVSRNDVIAELIGSVVGIALAFHWSAWFRKVLAALSGNLGQLAGRALQAYAVAYLLFSLFPFDFLLSKAELVAKVQSDAWGWLFAEQGTGRGPVILIAKLTAEMLAVLPLGFILGRWNLARERPATQHAVLYGIVLGVAIETAQFFIFSGSSQGVSLLTRAIGMYGGARLWQDRISLHDLHLQPRSRKLALPLGLLYLLALVAVNGWFDHAWHGEAVASRTLAEARFLPFYYHYYTTEHAALISLVSVALMYAPIGVLAWLRWWSPAAALWVAALAATGIESSKLFLAHHPDPTNLLIGAIAAWSVSKLLQGLEQASVATRQAGLTVVTRPVIRIDEKASAGSAGHASRRACLALATILAVAAWIVIDFPFYPGLLALLLLCYAALLWFQPGLLWAAIPAAIPLLDLAPWSGRYYLDEFDFLVIVSLAVGYARVRPAPKGSCRDLPGLAVACLLALTFTVSTLYAVLPMALPDVNSFSSYYSPFNALRIARGALWALLLFALMHRFTAAGQDVRPVFAAGMGVGLAGTIAVVIWERMLFPGLLNFTDTYRVTGPFSQMHTGGADIEAYLTAALPFALLPMVQARSLAARLASGLLLLGASYAIMVTFSRAGYAGFALALIIACLLILPSRWPSAARNTARDPAPAPMQEAPASGPGALRSRVYRWAAAGLLLALAAAVAVPIYSGAFAQQRISAIGHDLAARRDHWADTLAMRDPGLITALLGMGVGRFPETHYWRSSEPRATSYRLESEHGNTFLRLGTGNPLYMEQFIRIAPGEEYTLQLDIRGPQAGKGVSVSLCEKLLLTSGLCIFKTADIAEGDGQWQSQQFRLSSGELGSGGWLARRPVKLSLANASQGRVDIDNVRLLAADGTQVSHNGDFEQGLDRWFFSVDQDLPWHVWSMPVAILFDQGWLGLVAMAGLIGLGMTRTSRRAWTGDVWAGAFLAALSGVLVITLLDTLIDAPRFLLLLLLLTWVGWAGESRSARGAP; this comes from the coding sequence ATGCCCCGCGTTGAATCTGCTGATCGTCGAGTCGCCGGCCCTGACGTGGCGCTGACCCAGCGCGTCCTGCTCTGGCTCGCGTATGTCGCCTTCGTCATCTATGGCAGCCTGGTGCCACTGGATTTTCGTCTGCTGCCGTTTGATCAGGCCTGGGCGACCTTCAAGCAGTTACCCATGTTGAAACTCGGCGTCGAGAGCCGGGCCGACTGGATCGCCAATGGCGTGCTCTATGTTCCCGTGGGCTTTCTTAGCGTGGCCCTTTTTGGCTGGAACAAGGGTTTGCGGGCGCGCTTTCCCTTGCTCGTCGGCACGGCGTGTTTCTGCTTTGCGCTGGCGCTGGCGGTGGAGTTTGCCCAGTTGTACTTTCCTCCGCGAACGGTCTCCCGCAACGACGTGATCGCCGAGCTCATCGGCAGTGTCGTGGGGATCGCGCTGGCCTTCCATTGGTCGGCGTGGTTTCGCAAAGTGCTTGCTGCCCTGAGCGGGAACCTGGGCCAGCTGGCCGGCCGCGCCCTACAGGCCTACGCGGTCGCCTACCTGTTGTTCAGCCTGTTTCCCTTCGATTTTCTGCTGTCGAAAGCCGAACTGGTGGCCAAGGTGCAGTCCGATGCCTGGGGTTGGTTGTTTGCCGAACAGGGCACAGGCCGCGGCCCGGTCATTCTGATCGCCAAGTTAACCGCCGAGATGCTTGCCGTCCTTCCCCTGGGCTTCATCCTCGGCCGCTGGAACCTCGCCAGAGAGCGTCCTGCGACCCAGCATGCCGTACTCTATGGCATTGTCCTGGGGGTGGCCATCGAAACAGCGCAGTTCTTCATTTTCTCGGGCTCCAGCCAGGGCGTCTCGCTGCTGACCCGCGCCATCGGCATGTATGGCGGCGCTCGTCTCTGGCAAGACCGGATTTCCCTGCATGATCTCCATCTCCAGCCCAGGAGCAGGAAGCTGGCCTTGCCACTCGGTCTGCTTTACCTGCTCGCTCTGGTGGCGGTAAACGGTTGGTTCGATCATGCCTGGCACGGCGAGGCGGTCGCCAGCCGTACGCTGGCCGAGGCCCGCTTCCTGCCATTCTATTATCATTACTACACCACCGAGCACGCCGCCCTGATCAGTCTGGTATCGGTGGCCTTGATGTACGCCCCGATCGGGGTGCTGGCCTGGCTGCGCTGGTGGTCGCCGGCCGCGGCACTGTGGGTCGCCGCCCTGGCCGCGACCGGCATCGAGTCGAGCAAACTCTTTCTTGCCCACCACCCGGACCCGACCAATCTCCTGATCGGTGCCATCGCGGCCTGGTCGGTCAGCAAGCTTCTACAAGGCCTGGAGCAGGCCTCGGTGGCAACCCGGCAGGCCGGCCTCACGGTCGTGACCCGGCCAGTGATCCGGATTGACGAGAAGGCGTCGGCGGGCAGCGCCGGCCACGCTTCGAGGCGCGCCTGCCTGGCCCTGGCCACGATCCTGGCGGTGGCGGCCTGGATCGTCATCGACTTCCCTTTCTATCCCGGATTGCTCGCGCTGCTGCTGCTGTGCTACGCGGCACTGCTCTGGTTCCAGCCTGGCTTGCTCTGGGCAGCGATTCCGGCCGCCATCCCGCTGCTCGATCTGGCCCCCTGGAGCGGGCGTTATTACCTGGATGAATTCGATTTTCTGGTCATCGTCAGCCTGGCGGTCGGTTACGCCCGCGTTCGGCCGGCGCCCAAGGGTTCCTGCCGCGATCTGCCGGGTCTGGCAGTGGCCTGCCTGCTGGCTTTGACCTTTACCGTCAGCACGCTGTACGCCGTGCTTCCGATGGCGCTGCCCGATGTCAACAGCTTCTCCAGCTACTACAGCCCATTCAATGCCCTGCGCATTGCCAGAGGGGCGTTGTGGGCACTGCTGCTGTTCGCCCTGATGCACCGCTTCACCGCTGCGGGTCAGGATGTTCGCCCGGTATTCGCGGCCGGCATGGGGGTGGGACTCGCCGGGACGATCGCAGTGGTGATCTGGGAACGCATGCTCTTTCCCGGACTTCTCAATTTCACCGATACCTACCGGGTCACCGGACCCTTTTCCCAGATGCATACCGGCGGTGCCGATATCGAAGCGTATCTGACGGCTGCGCTGCCTTTTGCCTTGCTGCCCATGGTGCAGGCCCGTTCGCTCGCCGCGCGGCTGGCGAGTGGATTGCTGCTGCTCGGCGCCAGCTATGCCATCATGGTGACCTTTTCACGAGCAGGGTATGCCGGCTTCGCTTTGGCCCTGATCATCGCCTGCCTGCTGATCCTGCCATCGCGCTGGCCGAGCGCCGCGCGCAACACGGCCAGGGACCCTGCGCCGGCGCCCATGCAAGAAGCGCCGGCGTCCGGCCCCGGCGCTCTTCGATCCAGGGTCTATCGATGGGCAGCGGCTGGGCTACTGTTAGCCCTGGCCGCGGCGGTGGCCGTTCCGATCTACAGCGGTGCCTTTGCGCAGCAGCGAATCTCGGCCATCGGCCATGATCTGGCCGCGCGCCGGGACCATTGGGCGGATACCCTGGCCATGCGCGACCCAGGGCTGATCACCGCCCTGCTGGGAATGGGAGTCGGCCGCTTCCCGGAAACCCACTACTGGCGCAGCAGCGAGCCCAGGGCGACCAGTTACCGCCTCGAAAGCGAGCATGGCAATACCTTCCTGCGGCTCGGCACGGGCAATCCCCTGTACATGGAACAGTTCATTCGCATCGCACCCGGTGAGGAATACACGCTGCAGCTCGACATTCGCGGCCCCCAGGCGGGGAAGGGGGTTTCCGTCTCCCTGTGCGAGAAACTCCTGCTCACCTCGGGGCTTTGCATATTCAAGACGGCCGATATTGCCGAAGGGGACGGACAATGGCAGTCACAGCAGTTTCGCCTGTCCAGTGGCGAACTCGGCAGCGGCGGGTGGCTGGCACGGCGGCCGGTCAAGCTATCGCTTGCCAATGCATCGCAGGGCCGTGTGGACATCGATAATGTCCGTCTGCTGGCCGCAGACGGAACTCAGGTCAGTCACAACGGCGACTTCGAACAGGGGCTCGATCGATGGTTTTTCAGCGTCGACCAGGACCTGCCCTGGCATGTCTGGAGCATGCCGGTGGCCATCCTGTTCGACCAGGGCTGGCTCGGCCTCGTGGCCATGGCGGGCCTGATCGGGCTGGGGATGACACGCACCAGCCGACGCGCATGGACGGGTGATGTCTGGGCTGGCGCCTTTCTGGCCGCACTGTCGGGGGTCCTGGTGATCACGCTCCTCGATACGCTCATCGACGCGCCGCGATTCCTTCTGCTGCTGTTGCTGCTGACCTGGGTGGGGTGGGCTGGCGAAAGCAGGTCGGCTCGGGGGGCGCCGTGA